gcatttgaaatgtggatatggagaagaatggagcgtgtgaaatggacagacagaataagaaatgaagctgtgttggaaagagtgggtgaagaaagaatgatgctgaaactgatcaggaagagggaaaggaattggctgggtcactggctgagaagaaactgcctgctgaaggatgcactggaaggaatggtgaacgggtgaagagttcggggcagaagaagatatcagatgatagacgacattaagatatgtggatcatatgaggagacaaagaggaaggcagaaaataggcaagattgaagaatgctgggtttgcagtgaaagaccttccctcgggcagaaaagtatgaatgaattaatcacaCAATAATATAAAAGTAACAAATTATAGTAATATCAGGTCAGTGACCGTATTCTTCACCACGGTACCAAATTGTGGTTCACAGCATGTTGCGCGTAACATTGTCTGCAGGAGGTTTCATTGGCGTGGCTGTAGGTTGGTGCAGGCCTGCTATCGTACAGTTCGCTGTCAGATTGCCCAGTTGCGCGTGGTAAATAGcgtcatttattattttcttacagtATATCGCCATGTTTGGCGGCAGTTCTTGTAGTTCTTGAGCAATGTGCTTTCCATAAGAAGCATATCTGCCAGCAGTTTCGGAACTCGCTGGAGTGTTGGACTGCAAGCAGTCTGCTATGATGTCCAACACCTTCTCACAGcgatctcttcttttctttttggaCGTTGTTGAGGGTTGTGCAGAAGTTGAGGTTGCCAGTCGTTCGTCCGTACTGATCGTATCTACACTGTTTTCCTCATCCGTAATGAGTAGCACATCTGGTTCCGTCTGAAAAGGTATAAAAAAgacttatgggctattccatctcaaatcgaccgaaatatagagaaaattgaccttgcaatttttaaacacaatgaaactttttctgtccgttgacaactatgttacaatgctttgtgcaaagtttgaggcatcagaacttcatagtgtttaaattaaaaatattttaatttatcgtattttcataaaattagcaactttaaactgttacagctccgaaaccctttcacccaatgatcaaaatcatggtttattttgatgcagagaagttaaagtttatattgacatataaacagtttttattactttttatggaGATGGAgacatttagatttttcttcattaagacgcctttggccacgaaaaaatatttttcaaatatatggttagattccgcattgaaagtacaaataaacacatattttttactggtgcaccgttgataagaaagtattcaaaatatcaaataaagaaaataaatagtacgcgcgtgaactaaccagctgactgtaggtagtcgagacaagcaaggccaggagacaaacacgtgatgtttcgtctagtagcgcatagctgggctagctttatcacaggttttcataaacacaggagtagtagccaccggcgtggctcagtcggctaaggcgcttgcctgccggtctgatgttgcgctcgggcgcgagttcgatccccgcttgggctggttacctggttgggttttttccgaggttttccccaaccgtaatgtgaatgcaaggtaatctatggcgaatcctcggcctcatctcgccaaatatcatctcgctatcaccaatttcatcgacgctaaataacctagtagttgatacagcgtcgttaaataaccaacaaaaataaataaaaaaaaaacacaggagtaaaatgacgcccaatgctcgcttatcttcagctcttggccagtgcatgcggtactgcgccgttcaagtctaggagtgtgaaaataatttatttaataccctcgaaacttattgccgtgccactaagcaaacaatgccgaatccctcttaataatgcaaggttttttctcaatatttttttacatttttacaaatgggcaaaaagcctaaaagtaagtaaaatcagattatctgtctctctgtgtataataaaaataaggattacttcttaacataacctaccaaatgtcagcttcaaaatgagctctcgttcaatgttctgcagtaaatggttccagagttctgagcgctgaaagaggcttgtttttataaaatacgctaaatttgtcgctcaatagtacgaaaaccgtttgactttcgatagtatatttttgaaaatgcactctcctcagcaccttatataaatagggaaaaaattagagtattaaaaaatgcggggttttttactgatcgatttcatatggaatagtcctTATACAGTATATTCTTTCTTCCGTGTTATTTCAGTTTCCTGCAACGGAACAAAAGTGGAGTAACATTATTTGGGAACAGTTTGAAATCAGATGGCAGTTAGCAAATTGAGTAGGTAgaaagcacatcaaaatatttAACACTCTGTACACCAGGAAGCGGGTCTCTGTAGGAGTTACAACAGTTCGATGCTCCCGGCAATTGAGTACGCAAGTTAGTCATGGAAACAAATGGACGTGTATCCAAAAGAGGTGTTcttgaaaatacaaaattctaCGAAAATAAAATAGATCGGCACGGCTTCCAGTCAAGGCCGTTCCGTGCCGAGCCGCCGATGACTTCAACAGGACATCAGAATGTGTTGGATAACACTATTTTGGAGCTATGACTTGCCACTGATGGTACGtgcaagacataataaaagcctaaactaacaaaacctaacctgtcaacACATTTGTATATGCAAgttgtataagcagagtacgaaggtaACTACCGCAAACTACCACAGACTTGGTCCTGCTCGGTAGATCTCGTGCCGACATATTGTAAACTTAAGCGATAAAATACCAATAAatcctatacctggtaaggtttatcttgtctcagtagcaataaaaccaagtcccttcaaatgagggtggaaattataggagggttgtaaattttcaggattcctttcaaaatcttgttattgtacaggctgccgaactcagtttcttgaaagacaagctcagtgacggaactacacagtacgaagagagatattttgttactttattttgcgctacagaatgtatcaactagtcccttccgccactggcatcgctttACTCCCCCATCGTAataacacagacgaggtaagacgcCTCTCCTTTCTCTCtgttttcacagtgagacaagattcatcacacagacttCAGCTCATATTGCTTCATAGAATTGTAAAACCATTACAttataattgtaacatttttaattaccttcattattatttatcagaaaattcttttgtgcgagatcgtgcgtatttgcttgctttccgcacaaaaccaatacgcggtaagtgtgaaattccacattcagtattcccaacgtaacacacataacaatttccctcttcttaccgcttaagcgccatattcattttactgctttaggcttttaacatattatttttagagacgtttaacatagtaataattataaattggaaacttaccactgcaatttcacctaaattgcaaggttaattattgtttttaaatatttgcaaaaattaagtaaagtctacaacaccacaaaagttactgcatttgtaatgcaagtaacattaaggaagccgtgaaaaaatcaacaagattccagatgccgatgttattactgcaatatgttatacaaataatattgctaaatatttaaatgaaaaataaatcattacataaccttaccgtttgttttaagttcgtatttatagactggggggaaaaaaaagacagatatatcacggcctgctggaatatagtaaacacagaaaacattttatagcaacaatgttgaagatagatatttttgtttttaaaagttgccgtcgttgaacagaaaccaagatggagatttcattgcaactaattagaaattcctctatcaggtatgtaataaacgatcttcgcacaaaataatgtacgataaacgagcggtatgtttgttttcatgttcgaggaaaagattgaaaaagcgaaacgtagttgagctttttcaatcttttcctcgaacatgaaaacttcaacataccgctcttgtaacgcatattactattctttgACAGTGTGTAAAGTGATTAGTtattttttacgcactagtgttttaaaggctcactttacgcactgataacagtgggtaaatgtaactttacgcactatggtagaaaaattgtttgttttccaCGTACCTCATTATTTGAACCAGCACCCGTGTCCTCAGGATTGTCTGCCCCATGTTGCCATGGCATTTCTTGGTCAGTAAGGAACAGCAGTTTGTCGAAGTACCACAGATTTGGCTTCTGGACGTCCTCGGTGCCAGATCCAGACGTCAGTGACGCGTTGTACTTCTTCAGCTCCTTCCGGAAGCACGTTCGTAAGGAATTCACTTTCTTCACAACTGTTTCTTTGTTGGCCTGAGGATAAACTTCTTTCAACTTTCTGACCAGAATGTTATATGCAGCGCTCTTCTTCTGTTTGTTCGAATAGTCCCTGCTTT
This sequence is a window from Periplaneta americana isolate PAMFEO1 chromosome 2, P.americana_PAMFEO1_priV1, whole genome shotgun sequence. Protein-coding genes within it:
- the LOC138695225 gene encoding uncharacterized protein → MTDIRLMSREFIAEFIDLYRQHDCLWKIKSRDYSNKQKKSAAYNILVRKLKEVYPQANKETVVKKVNSLRTCFRKELKKYNASLTSGSGTEDVQKPNLWYFDKLLFLTDQEMPWQHGADNPEDTGAGSNNETEPDVLLITDEENSVDTISTDERLATSTSAQPSTTSKKKRRDRCEKVLDIIADCLQSNTPASSETAGRYASYGKHIAQELQELPPNMAIYCKKIINDAIYHAQLGNLTANCTIAGLHQPTATPMKPPADNVTRNML